One Tachysurus vachellii isolate PV-2020 chromosome 14, HZAU_Pvac_v1, whole genome shotgun sequence genomic window, CAGCTTTCAGGAGAATGGCTCTGTAAATGTTTGAAGGGCAACCCAACCTTTGGATGATCCATTGAATGTTAACATATATTTAAACCAATAGCAAACACCTTCTCTTTCGTTGGAAATTACTAAAATTGACTGActctagaaaaataaaaaatagttaaGTTATTCACGTGCGCATTGGCTCCATGTGAATGAAATGAGTTACAGTAAcacagtttgtttgtgtgcagcCATCAGGATTTGAACATGGGATTAAAGTGAATTCGAGCCTAAGATCTGACATTGTGAGGCAGCACCATTACCCACTGGGccacacactgttttattctAATTGATTAGTACCAGTCATTTCTTCCATCCAGCATTCAACACCTGTGTGAGATTTCATAATGTAatcacaataaaattatttgtattgAACAAACTCATGCTACATAATTCAAACTAGTAGATTCAAtccttcttttcattttctgtagcactggACACAATGGACAGGGTACCAACCATTTGCAGggcaaatcacacacactcctatacccATTCCCTTACTGCAGACAagttagagatgccaatcagcttaCAACACctgtctaaagccctattcggacgggattagttttacgtggggacgtgggggtaaagtaattattaccagagcttctctgtgattttagtcccgtccgaatgtgccatctcggtaatcattacggacagtaatgtcagtaaagattatggcgacttttaccttctgtaaaaaggtccggaaaaatgacctcaggtaatactaatcccgaccgaatagacccgctgtaaatatgtacggtaaaattccgtcatttcctgtttaaaagtagtttttggcgcgttttgcaagcatggaggcgccatgttgtctgtttgcgcacatgataacaggaagcaacgtcatacgcacatgacgacaaggaggttactgtggtccgtaaagcgagttacccctcccacttctgctagtcttactgagatgtcttgtcccgtgcgaattggccaattaatattacagacgtcctgaggtaaaattgcattactccacgtccccacgtaaaactaatcccgtccgaatagggcttaagggagaaaaccagagtacccagaatAAACCTGCAAGGGAACAACATACAATCTTCAACATTACACAGTGCAGAGGTAAGAATCCAACCCCCAACCACTACGTCACCTCAGACTAGATCCTTGCTTAAATTTAAAATAGTATAAGCATTGAAATCACATttggaataaaaatgatatatttttatacataatatttctattaatactattacacatcatacactgtacatactgttttcttttaaatctgaCCGAGTGCATTGTCCCTTTTGTTTAAGTAGAGTCTTATACAGAGTATTGGATGGTCTAATGTCACGACTTCACAACTCTTCTGGATCgaccctgagctcaggttactgtctgtgcatTGTTTTCTCATGTTCTCTGTGGGTCCACATGGACTTCCCCTACTGTATATTCTCCGGTTTCATTCTAACGCCTATATACgtgccagtaggtggattggttTCACTAAATCGCCTCTGGGTGTCAATGAGTGTGTAATACCCTGTGATGGTCTGGCATCCAATACAGGGCGTATTCTCGTCTCGCACCCACCGTTCATGGGCTTGGCTCCAGGTACACCCTGATGCTGACCAGGATAAATCCATTACAAAAGAAGAATgaataaacacttatttattcataaacataTTCATGACTAGTTTAAAGCCAAAGGAAtttggtagcttagtggttaaagtgttggactaccaaaTAGAACTTACTATTGCTATtgttgatattatttatttgaggTCCTTAAgcatcaaggcccttaaccatcagttgtataaaatgagataaaaacatacagtaagtcgATccggataagggtgtctgctaaatgcagtGGAAATGCTAAAGGGAGTATAGGTGAGCTTCAGTAAAGCTTGATATCAATGATGGAGTTAGAGTTCATGCTACTTCACAGAGAAATGCTTTTGTTGATATGTTTATTAGGCTAAAATGATCAATAGAAATAAGTGATACAGAAAACTTCAGATATTAAATGAAGCAATCAAGACATATAAGGTGAAAACTTGTTCTCTCTGATTCACAGGAAGTGATGTATGAAATATCTGGGAATTATGAGTAAGGAATCATTTTGCGTGTTGAGAACAAATTGTGACACATTAATTGCACGATATTCTCAGTAATTAAATAAGCAAGGCTCCTCCACGTATCAgagactttttttaatgcttgaGCACCAGTAGCTGACTTCATAAATAGCTATTTATCAAAAGGCGATTCATCAAAAAGTGCTAGAAGGCATCCATCAGACATTTTTATGTTATCTGCATTTAAATGAGCTTAACACGTTGCCATCAAATTCTCACGATTATTTTCATGACCACAAGCAGACCGAACATACAGATGATGCGTTTTCCTCATTAAAGTTTGAGAGCGTTACCAAAATAGAAtctaaaaaaattgtaattgtgtCTATATAATAACAACTGTTGCCATGACATCTTTGATATTTTGACTGCTGCAGACGTCCATCATCTATTATTCATTGTGTTCAGGTCAAAGCATTTTGTTCTCATTAGTCATAAACCACCTTGCTTCTGGCCAGTTGTCCACTGCCAACTTCAATGTCATCTACAAAAAGCTACATCCATCCAAACCTGAACTCCTCTCATGTTACAGTGTAAGAGGGGTTAAATCCACACAGGGATCATCATCTGTCCTTCAGGATGAATCAATGTGCCCTTGTTGACCTTGCCTTAGGCAGGCTGCAGTCCCTAGTGAGAAGAGCTCACAGATAAAATTAGCAGAGAGAGCCTGGCTGGCAACACTTTCTCCAATGTCCTTGGAGCTTGAGTGGTGACCTTGAGCTTgagcagcagcagaagaaggAGAGCGGCTTAAGTGACACTCTCCTGTTGACACGGCAGTATTGTGTGACTCATAAAGAAACTGAAGCAGCAACATTATCCTTCTGAACTCCTTCAAATTCTGCTGAAGCAGCTGTTTAGTGACAATTAGTATTGCTATGATGGTGCTTTATGTCCTTTTGCTCCATTGTCTTCTTTGCAGATAGCAGACTATGAAGTGGATTTGAGGACCTGAAACGTTCAAAATTAGCACAGTGCAGGGAAGTGAGTGTGCAGTGCAATGAGGGCAATGATGTATGAAATATCTGGGAATCTTCCCGAGTAAGAAAACCTATAGCTTATACTGACTCCCTAGATCAGTCCTAGATCATTCATTTGGTTTAATTGACTCCAGTGTTATTCATTCACAACACTaaaccctcaaacacacacacacacacacgttcttcCTTTGTTAatttctatctttctcttttttttcacacagtggGTGGCTTTTGCATCTCTGTTCTTTATCCTGGTTTCCATCACTACATTTTGTCTGGAGACTCATGAGGCCTTTAACCCCATCATCAACcgcacagaaacagaaatggTGGACAATGAAACCGTGGTGCGTATTTACCCCGAGACTGAGACCATGGTGCAGCTAACATACATCGAGGGGGTTTGTGTGATCTGGTTCACCTTTGAGTTTTTAATACGAATAACTTGCTGTCCCGACAAAATCAAATTCATCAAGAATGCCCTTAACATCATTGATTTTGTTGCCATCCTGCCTTTCTACCTGGAAGTAGGACTAAGTGGCCTGTCCTCCAAAGCCGCAAAAGACGTGCTAGGGTTCCTGCGTGTTGTGCGCTTTGTCCGGATTCTGCGTATCTTCAAACTGACGAGGCACTTTGTTGGTCTGCGGGTGCTGGGTCACACACTCCGTGCCAGTACCAATGAAttcatcctcctcatcatcttcCTTGCTCTTGGTGTGCTCATATTTGCCACCATGATTTACTATGCGGAACGTATCGGAGCCAACCCTAACGATCCCCGTGCTAGTGATCACACACATTTCAAGAATATCCCCATTGGTTTCTGGTGGGCTGTGGTCACCATGACGACGCTTGGCTATGGTGACATGTATCCTCAGACGACGTCGGGTATGTTAGTGGGGGCACTTTGTGCTCTGGCTGGTGTGCTTACCATTGCCATGCCTGTACCTGTGATTGTCAACAACTTCGGCATGTATTATTCTTTGGCAATGGCTAAACAAAaactaccaaaaaaaaagagcaagcaTATcccaagggcacctcagttgggGTCCCCCAACTACTGTAAGTCAGCCATTAACTCACCAAGACCCAGCACTCACAGTGATACCTGCCCTCTGGCCCAGGAAGAAGTCTCTGAGATTAGATACCAAGGTAGGACATCCAACAATATACCTGATTCACAACAAACCAGTGAATACTTTACTGTCTTAAACAACTGTTTCATTATAATGGAACTAATGTGATAACATTGTGCGTACATTTTTGGCACATTAGGATATTATTCATCCTTCAGAATTATTTAGGATGATTTATTACACCAACAACAGCTGTATTTGTGTCTTGACCAGGACTGGGTGATAtatggtggccgagaagtgcaaaacacattaacaaatccgaaaacacattaacaaatccgaaaacacattaacaaatccgaaaacacattaacaaatccgaaaacacattaacaaatctgaaaacacaacgacaagtcagacaacccagaaacggtagtgtatcgtttttgaatggaaacttaccgatcattggagatagatatacagatatacagatatacaggtatggaatcttatgtgtaatgtgtaaagttctccgtttaaatataagaaaataacagaattaatccacagtaatccattccatccatccattccaacttttccctgcggcagactgttgaacttcatgtataccttgagtgacaggtgtcttgtccaatcacaaactataccaacagcttccgggttgtctgaaatgtcgttgtgttttctgatttgttaatgtgttttctgatttgttaatttgttttctgatttgttaatgtgttttctgatttgttaatttgtttcgtgcaccgattcagacaaccccggaagaggtaggtatagtttgtgaatggaaacttaccgatcattggacaagacaactgtcattaaagatatacaggtgaatgaaaggtgtctcgtccgatgatggtaagtttccattcacaaactataccaacctcttccgggttgtctgacttgttaatgtgttttcggatttgttaatttgtttttagatttgttaatttgttttcggatttgttaatgtgtttttggatttgttaatttgtttttggatttgttaatgtgtttttggatttgttattgtgttttcggatttgttaatttgttttcggatttgttaatttgttttcggatttgttagtgttttgggatttgttaatttgttttcggatttgtttttgtgttttcgtatttgttaatttgttttcggatttgttcatttgttttgggatttgttaatttgttttaggatttgttaatgtgttttcggatttgttaatgtgttttcggatttgttaatgtgttttgggatttgttaatttgttttggtatttgttaatgtgttttcggatttgttaatttgttttgcacttctcggccaccgtagtgaTATTCTGATATGGCATCAATATCTTGATAAATTATTTTGAGGCAATTTGCTAATCTGAGACATCTGATCAGATATCTGtggatttttgaaaaaaatttatgagaaaaaaaaaaattcattacatttttttttttttttttacaaattattacaAACTGACTTGATAAACTAAATatgaaatacttttattttaatgaaaatgattttatttttgttactaggaaaaattatattttctacAAATAGGCAATTCTACAATTCTACAAttaggaaaaaatatattttctacaaatatattctacaaaatatatttttgtggacgttaaataaatcctgttttgcAAGCTATTTGTAATCTGTATGTATCGTGATACGTATTGCGTATAGCAGAAATGTTTCAATCATGAACCGTTATATGATATTTTTCATTGAGGTCTCAGACATTTGGACCCCACTGTAGGTTCTGTACCAGATTgggtttaaaataataacacgACAAATACAGTATTAAAGCACAGACTCTCGGCATTAAGAGTCTCAAACATTTGACATTTAGCTTCTAATTCTGTTGATGTTGTCTGTAACTCATAGCGAATGCCGTTAGTGCAGTGAAAGATGTCCATGTCCGCCCCGGTAGTGtcctttctgtccttttttgtaATTGCAGATTTCAAAGTGAACGGAGAGCCGTCTAAAGCGGCCCTGGCCAATGAAGACTGTCCCCACATCGACCAGGCTGTATCACCTGAGGAGGTTTTCAGCCCTGTAGACCGTGAGAGACCCTGTTTCCTGCTCACCTCCGCAGATCGGGGCAATCACATAGGGGCAAGAGTCAGGAAGGGTACGTAACCCGGCCAGTCCATGTTATCCGTGCCTAGATTAGTAAGAGCGCACAAGGTGCTTAATGTGAAACTGAGCAGCTGTCAATCAAGACAGCTTTTTCACTGCAGATACTGTAGATTAACCAGCAAGAATCACAATGCAGTCTATGCCTCGGCTCGACAGAAAGAATATATTCTATTGGCACTTTTCTCTTCTCTGACCTAATATGTTTTGACATGGAAAAGACACGACACAATTTACAATTAACAATTTTTGTACTACTAGGgttgatattttaaatatattatctcCTTCCTCGAGTGGAGATTCAGGTCCTCAATGTCAATAAGATTCAAAATCAGTTAAAAACtgcttgttaatattttaaagacatacaaatgactttaaaaaatatatttaaataaattcaaatgaaattatAGGGACCTTTTAGTAGATGTTCTTGCCTGGTAATTAGTCGTGCATGTAGATTTACTATGCCAGGCAGGATTGGAGATGGTGAACCTCAGAGAGGTCCAGCATGGGGTATGAGGCATGTGGTCACGTGACAAGAACACAGCCAGTGCGAGGCTCTAaggctacatttacattatagccACATTACAGGCTCGTCACTCATTTCCGATGTTTTGCTCAAATCCAGTCTTTCAGCTTAGATGTTTAACTTGTCTGTAAGTTCTTATTCTGATTTCATGACCACGTAGAACTTGGACATGATTGGAGAAAGCAgcttaaatatttcattcattcgttcatcccGTGTTGCCGCTTTATCCTGATTAGCGCTGCTGTGAGTTCAGAGCCAGTTCCCGGAACGCTGGGCACAAGTCAGGAATACGCAAATGATGGGATCCCAGGCTTATATCGAATCAGGaataggttgtttttttttttttcaaagcctGGCATTTAGGCAAAACATTGGATTTGTGTCACTTAAACCCTGTAATATGATGGTGAGCTTAGCTCTTAGCCTTTAAGATAATAGAAACGATCTCCTGGCACAACCAAACCAGCAATACTCAAAGGTAAGGTGGTGTAATGTTTCagttataagtgtgttatttcattCTGGAGAATCACATCACTCCAAAGATGTGACCGAAAGCTGACTCAGACGGCTTCCTGTTGCTTGAGCAGGATGACTGCAATTATATCGCACCTCATTTGATGCCAAGGTGAGATTGTTTTCACTGTGAAACACAGTCAGCTCTGATGTTAGGATCGAATTGGAGCAGACAGACGCTTGAACATTCCAGAGTAATCCACACAATAGCCCATGGCTGTTCACACCtgtgatttttaattaaatgctcatttaaaatgtcacacacacacacacacacacacacacacacacacacacactcaagagaACTAGTTTGCTATGAATTTTCCTGCTGAACTTTAATAGCCTGATAAGTTGGCATGTAGTTTCATCAAGCTGATGTGTCTGGCTGTGTTCTTTGGTGTCTCTTTAAAGCTGTGTTGTTATGATTAGCACTGTGATACCACCCCGTGCATGCAGTAGACAGTCTAATGCATAATGCATAACACGCATGGAGGATGACGCGGTTGACTTGGTGAATGGTCACTGTCAACTGGCTCACCATGAATATAACTACATGACGGGTCTAACACACTAATGCACCCCAGTTGCTTAAATGTGTTCTTAGTCATAAATATgcccatgaacacacacacacacacacactttgcactTTGGTGTACTGAAAGCCCTTTCTCTCTTCAAATGAAGGTTATGAAAAGCCATGGAGCCATAGCAGCATGtctggaggcgtggcctcagtgtcGGCCCTCCCCTGCAGCCCGCCCTGTCTCATGCAGCAGGCCCACTCCCCCATCCCATCCATCCTGTAGCATGGACAAGCAAACTAACCAATCAGAGGCTCCGCTCTGCAGCGCTGCGCTGAGACGCCCGCCCACACTGTGTACCATCCGTCTGTCATCAGCCTTCAGTTCTTCAGTATCTCTTTCCCAACATTCACatcatcattttcttcttttacctcTTCctctattccttccttccttcctttcttctacttcttcttcttcttcttcttctgtctttGTCATCACTCATTGGTTTTCTCATCGAAAACATCTACTGACAGCGTAATATTCCATATTGTATTCCATAGTcgtctctttcttttcttttctattcactCACCGTGTCTTATCTCTTTCCCCTACACTATCATGCTTTCCCTTTCTCTATCTCAGCATCCCTTCTTCCCCCAACTTCACTTTCCCCTCTTTTTACTGTTCATAAAGCTGTGGTTTTTCATCAGGTGCTATCGGACACCAttttggaaaaagaaaagtaaagaaaagacaaTAGCGGTTTCATATAGTGTTtcataaagcattaaaaaaaacagccatgGAATTAAAGCAGTTAGTAACACTAAACAATCATGACTTTAGTGATGCACAACATAAACCACCAACATAAATCTATGACTGAAGAAAACTCATTTGCATTGCATGCCTTGCATGGGAAACTGAGAAAACAAATGTAAGTCTAATGAAATCATGTGAGGACAATATTTTGTTTGACATTGAACATCCAGAGCTTCTTTGACGAAAAATGGAATGCATATACAGAATGTGATCATTTAAGATGATAGAAATGACATGTAGCAATCAGGACGTTTCCTTTGCCAacataaattttttatttatttatttttttttttgcctttcccCAAACCGTGAGCTTGTGTGCGTTTGAGCACATGCCATATTTCTTATAGTAGCAGTGGTCTCTTTGACCATCCAGTTTTTCttcttgaagaaaaaaaaatgacaaaaaaaatgcaaatagtgAAATAATGCACTTTAACTTtgataatttaaaagaaaagtaaaaacagaCTTATTCCACTTTACTCCAGTCCAGCTATtgaaattaaaatacattttttaagttcggcatatattttttcagaaatTCAGTTACATACTGTGGTATTTGGAGTAATTTATTGTTCTCTGTAGCAAGTCAATTATAAGAATGTACTATGTAAGAATATGTGCACTtcgcaaaaacaaacaaaacaaacaaacaaaacaaaaaaaactatatataaatgtactttTGGAGTTATTTGGGGAAAGGTAAATGCATGCacttttatgcaaaataatatctACCCTATGCGAAtgacactgtaaataaaaacattgcatGAAATAAATTTTGTATTGAATCCATGTTTGGactctgtttttatttgacaggacacacatacacatcgcTCTCGTTGCCTGGCAACAAGCTCTGCACCTCTATTACAATGGCTTCTCTTTGACCTTTCACCTCTTTTCTTTCATCGAATTGTTCCTAGCTGGTGGTGTAATGTCCTAAATTCTGGAGAGCTGTAGTTGTAATGGTGGTGCGAGAGATGTGTGATTGGACCCCAAACGAGGTCAACAAGGTCAAAGAGGATGTGACCTATTTTCGGGGGTGTAACAAGGGAGAGAAAGCAGGAGCGGTGAAGACTTTGCCCTGCTTCACACACTAGCATGACTCCTGAGCATGTGAGAAACTACTGTTGTTCCAATGTCCCGTCTAAATGTTCAGATCACGCAGCATGTTCAAACGGACTCCACCTACTTATCATAATATATGTCTGTGTACTTCACCGGTGTGGTAAATGCTGCTTTTTTGCCGAAGCATGTTTGCAGTGCATGGTGGAAAAACTCCCGACATTTCCCATGAGTCTTTGGCAAAGCGTTTGGCATTTACACTCGAGTCCGTTTCCCTGCTCGCATGCTTCGCTCCCCCTTTCCCTCcatctgtcttcttttttttccgtTGTGCTCGTTTGGTGTATTAATATGATTTTTcct contains:
- the kcnc1b gene encoding potassium voltage-gated channel subfamily C member 1b isoform X2, with the protein product MGHHGDEKDRIVINVGGIKHQTYRGTLRTLPGTRLSWLAEPDAASHFDYDATVGEFFFDRHPGVFAHILNYYRTGKLHCPADVCGPLYEEELAFWGIDETDVEPCCWMTYRQHREAEEALVSFGGAALLEAGGAHDETEAEGGTHEAPAEGDEGAEMTRRLAHGDSPESRSGRWNRWQRRMWALFEDPYSSKYARWVAFASLFFILVSITTFCLETHEAFNPIINRTETEMVDNETVVRIYPETETMVQLTYIEGVCVIWFTFEFLIRITCCPDKIKFIKNALNIIDFVAILPFYLEVGLSGLSSKAAKDVLGFLRVVRFVRILRIFKLTRHFVGLRVLGHTLRASTNEFILLIIFLALGVLIFATMIYYAERIGANPNDPRASDHTHFKNIPIGFWWAVVTMTTLGYGDMYPQTTSGMLVGALCALAGVLTIAMPVPVIVNNFGMYYSLAMAKQKLPKKKSKHIPRAPQLGSPNYCKSAINSPRPSTHSDTCPLAQEEVSEIRYQDFKVNGEPSKAALANEDCPHIDQAVSPEEVFSPVDRERPCFLLTSADRGNHIGARVRKEAKRVSRSRQPTESVCVMNHGVPTTMCVNHKATSPT
- the kcnc1b gene encoding potassium voltage-gated channel subfamily C member 1b isoform X1, with translation MGHHGDEKDRIVINVGGIKHQTYRGTLRTLPGTRLSWLAEPDAASHFDYDATVGEFFFDRHPGVFAHILNYYRTGKLHCPADVCGPLYEEELAFWGIDETDVEPCCWMTYRQHREAEEALVSFGGAALLEAGGAHDETEAEGGTHEAPAEGDEGAEMTRRLAHGDSPESRSGRWNRWQRRMWALFEDPYSSKYARWVAFASLFFILVSITTFCLETHEAFNPIINRTETEMVDNETVVRIYPETETMVQLTYIEGVCVIWFTFEFLIRITCCPDKIKFIKNALNIIDFVAILPFYLEVGLSGLSSKAAKDVLGFLRVVRFVRILRIFKLTRHFVGLRVLGHTLRASTNEFILLIIFLALGVLIFATMIYYAERIGANPNDPRASDHTHFKNIPIGFWWAVVTMTTLGYGDMYPQTTSGMLVGALCALAGVLTIAMPVPVIVNNFGMYYSLAMAKQKLPKKKSKHIPRAPQLGSPNYCKSAINSPRPSTHSDTCPLAQEEVSEIRYQDFKVNGEPSKAALANEDCPHIDQAVSPEEVFSPVDRERPCFLLTSADRGNHIGARVRKGYEKPWSHSSMSGGVASVSALPCSPPCLMQQAHSPIPSIL